Proteins found in one Sporosarcina sp. FSL K6-3457 genomic segment:
- a CDS encoding NUDIX domain-containing protein, whose translation MTSTYVDWGGHTLRLTWMGNLMPSRELITSVHGMCFYRGELMMVNLNDRGWDFPGGHIEAGETAEVCFRREAMEEGYVEGDCQLLGSMEVNHGENLLWDSSSPYPKVGYQVFYRMDITKLHPFAAGFESSGRVFIQPNEAADYHKGWHSVLDEIIKEAKVVR comes from the coding sequence ATGACGAGTACATACGTTGATTGGGGCGGGCATACGTTACGGCTGACTTGGATGGGGAATCTGATGCCAAGTCGGGAATTGATCACAAGTGTGCATGGGATGTGTTTTTATCGCGGGGAGTTAATGATGGTCAATTTGAATGACCGTGGTTGGGATTTTCCAGGTGGCCATATCGAAGCTGGGGAAACGGCGGAAGTGTGTTTTAGGCGGGAGGCGATGGAAGAAGGTTATGTGGAGGGGGATTGTCAGCTGCTTGGTTCGATGGAGGTGAACCACGGAGAGAATTTGTTATGGGATAGTTCTAGTCCTTATCCGAAAGTGGGTTATCAGGTATTTTATCGGATGGATATTACAAAGTTACATCCATTTGCGGCTGGATTTGAGTCGTCGGGACGAGTCTTTATTCAACCTAATGAGGCCGCGGATTATCATAAAGGGTGGCACTCGGTATTGGATGAGATTATTAAGGAGGCGAAGGTGGTGAGATGA
- a CDS encoding GNAT family N-acetyltransferase — protein MNIRKLKEHETPPFELLLLADPSREMVEEYLAIGECRVAEMEGRIIGVYVLLKLDMKTMEIMNVAVHERLHGQGIGKKLVEDAIQVARKLGFQSLEVGTGNSSIGQLALYQKCGFRMEGVIKDFFTDNYKEAIFENGIQCRDMIRLTRRL, from the coding sequence ATGAATATTAGAAAGTTGAAGGAGCACGAGACGCCACCCTTTGAGCTCTTACTACTAGCAGATCCGTCGCGGGAGATGGTAGAGGAGTATTTGGCGATTGGGGAATGTCGCGTCGCTGAAATGGAAGGCAGGATTATAGGTGTTTATGTGTTGCTAAAGTTGGATATGAAAACGATGGAAATTATGAATGTAGCAGTACATGAGCGGTTGCATGGTCAGGGAATTGGCAAGAAGCTGGTTGAAGACGCGATTCAAGTTGCGCGGAAGTTAGGCTTTCAATCACTGGAAGTCGGGACGGGGAATTCGAGTATAGGCCAGTTAGCACTTTATCAGAAATGCGGGTTTCGCATGGAAGGAGTTATCAAGGATTTTTTCACCGACAACTACAAGGAAGCGATTTTTGAAAATGGTATTCAGTGTAGGGATATGATTCGGCTTACGAGGAGACTTTGA
- a CDS encoding DUF3953 domain-containing protein: MFLVLGVIQFRENRKGLGIFLFVVAGFSLFVSIAAFL; encoded by the coding sequence ATGTTTTTAGTTTTAGGAGTCATCCAGTTCCGGGAAAATCGAAAGGGGCTAGGAATCTTCCTGTTCGTTGTCGCCGGATTTTCTCTTTTCGTAAGTATTGCAGCGTTTTTGTGA
- a CDS encoding GNAT family N-acetyltransferase translates to MQRFCEIHIRVIDDINEWLVRQITLKPGQEKYIESVDECIKEASTYHQWHPVALYDGEDIIGFAMYGSFGPNKDTWIDRIMIDEKFQGKGLGRKAMQKLIEIVSKEYGVKVIYLSIIEENEVAFNLYKSIGFVFINERDPNGELIFKYAIN, encoded by the coding sequence TTGCAGCGTTTTTGTGAAATCCATATAAGGGTTATTGATGACATCAATGAATGGCTAGTTAGACAGATAACATTAAAACCGGGACAAGAAAAATATATTGAATCGGTAGACGAATGCATAAAGGAAGCGAGTACATACCATCAATGGCATCCGGTGGCACTATATGATGGAGAGGATATTATTGGATTTGCGATGTACGGTTCTTTTGGGCCGAATAAAGATACTTGGATTGACCGAATAATGATAGATGAAAAATTTCAAGGTAAAGGTTTGGGAAGAAAGGCGATGCAAAAACTGATTGAGATTGTTTCCAAAGAATATGGGGTAAAGGTGATCTATTTAAGTATCATTGAAGAGAATGAAGTAGCCTTTAATTTATATAAAAGTATTGGATTTGTGTTTATAAATGAAAGGGATCCAAACGGGGAGCTTATATTTAAGTATGCGATTAACTAG
- a CDS encoding DUF2207 domain-containing protein, whose amino-acid sequence MSWKKIISAMLLLVISLLPTRAWAVDFTIPEVVIDAYLQPNGDVEVTERHIYVFKGEFNGVTRELIPKEGAEIAQFSAMENGKELTVESENGLYKIFRKGKDERVIVELSYQIRNAMEKYEDGAQFYWPFFDQRNETTYDDMKIFVHPPAVANEVLYLGYALAYDKAVLEPGGVVTFLMGRVWAGYNGDIRVVYEPSLFPAIVERQGVIRPEVIAEENRLAEEEASYLAAQQRAEALGNVGIPTVGGLLLAFFGYVSVIARRKKQRAREEVRHSGSIVPVQRMSIPATIYFTAGEVHTSEAMSAALLNLVRNGYVEQLTEGKFKLNHRDVTYSHERELISLLFKKVGSGTHFEVSDLENYTQDEGNHRTYRDSVAAWQRAVEEEVESKKLFEKRAKRRWLIAGLGVVLGFIVLECAATTSVWYMLIGAGLTLTAWLYAIFYKPKNQQGIQIVEEWRQLRKVFKNFDMDEWNRLSTEDRLRAYTYGIGIKDKNFEKHFSEFADAERRTASRDSNEGASDYMYYQPMLISSSFHSASVNTAGSTGDSSSDSSSSSGGGTGGGGGGSGAF is encoded by the coding sequence GTGAGTTGGAAAAAAATTATATCGGCAATGCTGCTACTCGTTATTTCGTTGTTGCCAACCCGCGCATGGGCAGTCGATTTTACGATACCAGAAGTGGTAATTGATGCGTACCTGCAGCCAAATGGGGATGTCGAGGTGACGGAAAGGCATATCTATGTTTTTAAAGGGGAATTCAATGGCGTGACCCGTGAATTAATTCCCAAAGAAGGGGCGGAAATTGCTCAGTTTTCTGCTATGGAAAATGGCAAGGAGCTGACAGTGGAATCGGAGAACGGACTTTATAAGATTTTTCGAAAAGGGAAAGACGAACGAGTGATTGTTGAGCTAAGCTATCAGATTCGGAATGCTATGGAAAAATACGAGGATGGTGCGCAGTTTTACTGGCCATTTTTTGACCAGCGTAACGAAACAACTTATGATGATATGAAGATTTTTGTGCATCCACCAGCAGTTGCGAATGAAGTGCTTTATCTTGGTTATGCACTTGCATATGATAAGGCAGTTCTCGAACCAGGTGGTGTTGTTACGTTTTTGATGGGAAGAGTTTGGGCTGGTTATAATGGAGATATTCGTGTCGTCTATGAGCCGAGCTTATTTCCAGCTATCGTTGAACGGCAAGGGGTGATTAGGCCTGAAGTGATTGCAGAGGAGAATCGTTTGGCGGAGGAAGAGGCGAGTTATCTTGCTGCACAACAAAGAGCCGAGGCGCTTGGGAATGTAGGTATCCCAACGGTGGGTGGGCTGCTACTTGCATTCTTTGGTTATGTGTCTGTCATAGCAAGGCGCAAAAAGCAAAGGGCGCGTGAGGAAGTTAGGCATTCTGGTAGTATTGTCCCCGTTCAGAGAATGAGTATTCCGGCAACGATTTATTTTACAGCTGGGGAAGTGCATACTTCCGAAGCGATGTCGGCCGCTCTTCTAAATTTGGTTCGTAACGGATATGTAGAGCAACTGACAGAGGGGAAATTTAAACTGAACCATCGTGACGTCACCTATTCCCACGAAAGAGAACTGATTAGCCTTTTGTTCAAGAAAGTCGGGAGTGGCACGCACTTTGAAGTGAGTGATTTGGAAAATTATACGCAAGACGAAGGGAACCATAGGACTTATAGGGACTCGGTGGCTGCATGGCAAAGGGCTGTCGAGGAAGAGGTAGAGTCAAAAAAGTTGTTTGAAAAGCGGGCGAAACGTCGTTGGTTGATTGCTGGTCTAGGTGTTGTACTTGGCTTTATCGTGTTAGAGTGTGCCGCAACTACCTCGGTTTGGTACATGTTAATTGGAGCTGGTTTGACGTTAACAGCTTGGTTGTATGCAATATTTTATAAACCTAAAAACCAACAAGGCATTCAGATTGTCGAAGAGTGGCGACAGCTCCGGAAGGTGTTTAAGAATTTCGATATGGACGAATGGAATCGCCTGTCAACGGAGGATAGGCTCCGCGCCTATACGTATGGAATCGGTATTAAAGATAAAAATTTCGAAAAGCATTTTAGTGAATTTGCTGATGCGGAGAGGCGAACTGCGTCTAGGGATTCAAATGAAGGGGCTAGCGATTATATGTACTACCAGCCGATGCTCATTTCGTCTTCTTTCCATAGTGCGAGTGTGAATACGGCCGGTAGTACGGGCGATTCTTCAAGCGATTCTTCTTCAAGTAGCGGTGGTGGAACGGGAGGCGGTGGTGGCGGATCTGGGGCATTTTGA
- a CDS encoding YebC/PmpR family DNA-binding transcriptional regulator, whose amino-acid sequence MGRKWNNIKEKKASRDADTSRIYAKFGREIYVVAKQGEPDPELNQALKVVVERAKTYSVPKAIIDRAIEKAKGGAEENFDELRYEGFGPNGSMVIVDTLTNNVNRTVSEVRAAFGKNNGNMGVSGCVSYMFDATAVIGIEGKSADDVLELLMDADVEVRDILEEEDTVIVYAEPDQFHIVQQVFKDSGITDFTVAELTMLAHNDVSLDPDAQVKFEKMIDALDDLEDVQQVYHNVDLGD is encoded by the coding sequence ATGGGTCGTAAATGGAATAATATTAAAGAAAAGAAGGCCTCAAGAGATGCGGATACGAGCCGTATTTACGCAAAGTTTGGGCGTGAAATTTATGTCGTCGCCAAACAAGGCGAACCTGATCCAGAACTAAACCAAGCGCTCAAAGTTGTTGTCGAGCGTGCTAAAACATATAGTGTCCCAAAAGCCATTATCGACCGTGCCATCGAAAAAGCAAAAGGCGGTGCGGAAGAGAACTTTGACGAGCTACGTTATGAGGGCTTTGGCCCGAATGGCTCAATGGTCATCGTCGATACGTTAACAAATAATGTCAACCGAACTGTATCTGAAGTACGGGCAGCATTTGGCAAAAATAACGGTAATATGGGTGTCAGCGGATGCGTTTCCTATATGTTCGACGCCACTGCTGTTATTGGAATTGAAGGAAAATCGGCAGATGATGTCCTCGAACTCCTCATGGATGCAGACGTTGAAGTCAGAGATATTCTCGAAGAAGAGGATACTGTCATCGTCTACGCCGAGCCCGACCAGTTCCATATTGTCCAACAAGTATTCAAAGACAGCGGAATTACAGATTTCACTGTCGCCGAGCTAACAATGCTGGCACATAATGACGTCTCTCTCGACCCCGATGCACAAGTAAAATTCGAAAAAATGATTGACGCACTCGATGATTTAGAAGACGTTCAGCAGGTTTACCACAATGTTGATTTGGGTGATTGA
- a CDS encoding Crp/Fnr family transcriptional regulator, whose protein sequence is MTDKNKYHNHHTEYQHESQKLCISIVPIFNHLDPPEMQEVVKESHSISRDKGHTIYQAGDKSDGLYIVHKGRVKIYRLSDNGKEQLVRILEPGDFTGELSLFNASVHDAYAEALEPVELCVMGRDNFQQFLLKYPAIALKVLTEFSTRLAKTEKQAASIAMESTETRVAIYLADLVEEQKRSDVILPMSRKDLASHLGTTPETVSRKLTDFENAGWIKQNGQREIAILDLDALLLA, encoded by the coding sequence ATGACTGATAAGAATAAGTACCACAACCACCATACAGAATACCAGCATGAGAGTCAAAAGTTATGCATCTCAATCGTGCCTATATTTAATCATTTAGACCCACCCGAGATGCAGGAGGTAGTAAAAGAGTCTCATTCTATTTCGCGTGATAAAGGACATACTATCTATCAAGCAGGTGACAAATCAGACGGTCTTTATATCGTACACAAAGGCCGAGTAAAAATTTACAGGTTATCGGATAACGGTAAGGAACAATTAGTTCGCATTTTAGAGCCTGGTGATTTTACTGGAGAGCTATCGTTATTCAACGCATCCGTTCATGACGCTTACGCAGAAGCTTTAGAACCCGTTGAACTATGCGTCATGGGGCGCGATAATTTTCAACAGTTTTTATTGAAATATCCAGCGATTGCACTGAAAGTATTGACTGAGTTTTCTACACGGTTGGCCAAAACGGAAAAACAAGCCGCAAGCATTGCTATGGAATCTACGGAAACACGCGTCGCCATCTACCTGGCTGATTTAGTTGAGGAGCAAAAACGCAGTGACGTCATCCTACCCATGAGTCGTAAAGACCTAGCCTCCCATCTCGGCACAACACCCGAAACAGTCAGCCGAAAGCTCACTGATTTCGAAAATGCCGGATGGATTAAGCAAAACGGACAACGAGAGATTGCCATTTTAGATTTGGATGCACTATTGTTAGCCTGA
- a CDS encoding heavy metal translocating P-type ATPase has translation MNAKRTSLITAISGLLLAAAIGLHIADFHDWKQTLLILATIIAGTPILIKAFKALRMKAFSIELLVTIAVVGALFIGEYVESAAVTFLFLFGAFLEARTLEKTRSSLKALVDMTPLEATVIRNDETMIVSVDDVELGDRVIIRSGEKVAVDGHIATGTATLNEAAITGESVPASKTIEDRVFSGTIVDSGFIEVIADRVGEDTTFARIIELVEEAQESQSTTEKFLDRFANIYTPTIVVLSVLVYIFSRNIEMTLTFLVIACPGALVISAPVSIVAGIGNGARNGVLIKGGDIMEKLAKIDTVVFDKTGTLTRGRPEVTDIHSFAGAPENLLQLVAEAEMISEHHLGQTIVREAKKRNLSFVNEPQDAEIIRGNGIRARIDGKLLAIGNRKLMAAEGIGIEESVEAYAIRREKAGNTAIFASIDGKIAGVFSIADRIRPEAAHALQQLRASGVKKIIMLTGDNRHTAELVGAQLGLDEVHAELLPEDKVAIIQKLKDTGHKVAMAGDGINDAPAIATANIGLAMGKGGTDISMETADVVLMTDRLNQFSHAYSLAKATVRNMKQNTFFAVGTVGLLLAGVLLGKVFLASGMLIHELSVLIVILNAIRLIRYTKRKSESQQAEPILVTE, from the coding sequence ATGAACGCTAAACGAACATCCCTAATTACCGCCATTTCAGGCTTATTGCTTGCCGCAGCCATCGGATTACACATCGCCGACTTCCATGATTGGAAACAGACGTTGCTCATTCTAGCAACTATCATTGCCGGAACACCCATATTGATAAAAGCTTTTAAAGCACTTCGAATGAAAGCCTTCAGCATCGAACTACTCGTCACGATTGCCGTAGTTGGTGCATTATTCATCGGAGAATACGTTGAATCCGCGGCTGTGACATTTCTATTCCTGTTCGGTGCTTTTCTAGAAGCACGAACACTGGAAAAAACACGCTCGTCTCTAAAAGCCTTAGTCGACATGACGCCACTTGAAGCGACTGTCATCCGAAACGATGAAACAATGATTGTTTCAGTCGATGACGTTGAACTTGGTGACCGCGTCATCATCCGCTCCGGTGAAAAAGTAGCCGTTGACGGTCATATCGCGACAGGTACAGCCACTTTGAACGAGGCTGCTATTACAGGCGAATCTGTTCCTGCTTCTAAAACAATTGAGGACCGCGTATTTAGCGGTACCATCGTCGATAGTGGCTTCATTGAAGTCATCGCCGATCGCGTTGGTGAAGATACAACTTTTGCACGCATCATCGAACTCGTTGAAGAGGCACAGGAATCTCAATCGACAACAGAGAAATTCCTTGATCGCTTCGCCAATATATATACGCCTACTATTGTAGTTTTATCTGTACTTGTTTATATTTTTTCACGTAACATCGAAATGACGCTGACATTCCTCGTCATCGCCTGTCCAGGCGCACTTGTCATATCTGCACCTGTTTCTATCGTTGCTGGGATTGGTAACGGTGCACGTAACGGTGTCCTCATTAAAGGAGGCGATATCATGGAAAAACTCGCCAAAATCGATACCGTCGTTTTCGATAAAACAGGGACACTAACACGGGGACGTCCGGAAGTGACTGATATCCATTCATTTGCAGGAGCTCCTGAAAATTTACTACAACTTGTCGCAGAAGCTGAAATGATATCTGAGCACCATCTCGGCCAAACTATTGTCAGGGAAGCGAAGAAACGAAACCTCTCATTTGTCAATGAACCCCAAGATGCTGAAATCATTAGAGGTAACGGCATACGCGCACGCATTGACGGCAAATTACTAGCCATCGGAAACCGCAAGCTAATGGCCGCCGAGGGGATTGGAATTGAAGAATCTGTCGAAGCCTATGCGATACGACGCGAGAAGGCCGGTAATACAGCCATCTTTGCCAGTATTGATGGCAAAATCGCAGGTGTTTTCTCCATCGCAGATCGAATTCGTCCTGAGGCTGCACATGCACTTCAGCAATTACGTGCGAGTGGTGTGAAAAAAATCATTATGCTAACAGGTGACAATCGTCACACTGCGGAACTTGTCGGCGCACAGCTTGGTCTTGATGAAGTGCATGCCGAGCTACTTCCAGAAGACAAAGTGGCTATAATACAAAAACTAAAAGATACTGGTCACAAAGTCGCAATGGCCGGAGACGGCATCAATGACGCACCTGCCATCGCAACAGCCAATATCGGACTTGCAATGGGTAAAGGTGGCACAGATATCTCCATGGAAACCGCCGATGTCGTACTCATGACAGATCGATTAAATCAATTCTCCCACGCTTACTCACTTGCCAAAGCAACTGTCCGGAATATGAAGCAAAATACATTTTTTGCAGTCGGTACAGTCGGCTTGCTTCTCGCCGGCGTACTACTTGGAAAAGTATTTCTTGCATCCGGTATGCTTATCCATGAATTGAGTGTATTAATCGTCATCCTCAATGCTATCCGGTTAATCCGGTATACTAAGAGAAAGTCGGAAAGCCAACAAGCTGAACCGATTCTAGTAACGGAATGA
- a CDS encoding heavy-metal-associated domain-containing protein, protein MKKVVFGLEPLSCPSCIKKIEGALNKQNGVGDAKVLFHSGKVRAQFDDSIIQADELNKIIVNLGYPVLSQKVS, encoded by the coding sequence ATGAAAAAAGTCGTATTTGGTCTAGAGCCACTCAGTTGCCCATCTTGTATTAAGAAAATTGAAGGTGCATTAAACAAGCAAAATGGCGTGGGTGATGCAAAAGTTTTGTTCCACTCCGGAAAAGTTCGTGCACAGTTTGATGACAGCATTATCCAAGCAGATGAATTGAACAAAATAATCGTTAACCTTGGTTATCCTGTGCTGTCACAAAAAGTTTCCTAA
- a CDS encoding GGDEF domain-containing protein — MWKNIETFDDLKRVIYLFLLPSIFIVTVVSFVMQLVNQQYTDVFYINGLFVGAFTIGWLLVYRKQSQRLVEYYLLWLVMVYHVSTITIEIFNNVDTIGMNTLISFSICTPFILILLFLIMDKSSALWLSVLLLVLSIIPGVMVYSRLDSSFFNSLTQLYITTAVYILVIFFLHELFRMRGEIKMMQRQLYLDPFTQIGNRHQIDEWMKKFVGEAQEDGAFSLLFFDIDRFKYVNDQFGHKVGDDVLKEVVRIVQKEIRKDEFFGRWGGEEFIIFLPTREHQAFQIAERLCQTIGQHEFSQVGQVTVSFGVTGYQQGDTAETILVRADELLYASKENGRNRVTGEIMSKFDE, encoded by the coding sequence ATGTGGAAGAATATAGAGACGTTTGACGACTTAAAGCGGGTCATTTATTTATTTTTATTGCCCAGCATATTCATTGTGACAGTCGTGTCGTTCGTTATGCAGCTTGTGAATCAGCAATATACAGATGTATTTTATATAAATGGTTTGTTTGTCGGGGCTTTTACAATCGGCTGGTTATTGGTGTATCGGAAACAATCCCAGCGACTGGTAGAATATTATTTGCTGTGGTTAGTGATGGTGTATCATGTCAGCACAATAACGATTGAAATTTTTAATAATGTCGATACGATTGGCATGAATACACTCATTTCTTTTAGTATTTGTACACCATTCATTCTCATATTGCTGTTTTTAATAATGGATAAGTCATCTGCGCTATGGCTATCTGTTCTACTACTTGTGTTGTCTATCATTCCCGGAGTCATGGTGTATTCGCGACTCGATTCTAGCTTTTTCAATTCGCTTACCCAACTGTATATTACGACGGCCGTCTATATTCTCGTTATCTTTTTCTTGCATGAGTTATTTCGAATGCGTGGAGAAATTAAAATGATGCAGAGGCAGCTCTATTTGGACCCGTTCACGCAAATCGGCAATCGCCATCAAATTGATGAGTGGATGAAAAAGTTTGTTGGAGAAGCGCAAGAAGATGGAGCTTTTTCGCTATTATTTTTTGATATCGACCGATTTAAGTATGTGAATGATCAATTTGGTCATAAAGTGGGCGATGATGTACTAAAGGAAGTTGTTAGAATCGTGCAGAAGGAGATAAGAAAGGATGAGTTTTTCGGCAGATGGGGTGGAGAGGAGTTTATCATCTTCTTACCAACGCGGGAACATCAGGCATTTCAAATAGCTGAGCGCCTGTGTCAAACAATTGGCCAGCATGAATTTAGCCAAGTTGGCCAAGTTACAGTGAGTTTTGGAGTGACAGGTTACCAGCAGGGAGATACAGCTGAAACGATTCTTGTCAGGGCAGATGAACTACTCTATGCTTCAAAAGAAAACGGTCGGAATCGTGTAACAGGAGAAATTATGTCTAAGTTTGATGAATAA
- a CDS encoding phosphoribosylaminoimidazolesuccinocarboxamide synthase has product MELIYKGKTKDVYKADGNNVLLKFKDDVTGEDGVFDPGANTVGLTIEGAGQSGLRMTKFFFEKMAEKEIPTHYVAADIDAVTMTVKSAQMFGKGLEVICRYRAVGSFLRRYGAYCEDGQALNAFVEVTLKDDDRNDPPITQDALAQLGLLTAEEYVTLEALTKQISGVVKDELAAKGLELYDIKLEFGRDGVTGEVMLIDEISGGNMRVYQDGVYITPMDLEKLVLA; this is encoded by the coding sequence ATGGAGCTTATTTATAAGGGCAAGACGAAAGATGTATATAAAGCAGATGGCAACAATGTTCTACTGAAATTCAAAGATGATGTGACTGGTGAGGACGGCGTTTTCGATCCAGGTGCTAATACAGTCGGGTTAACGATTGAAGGTGCAGGGCAGTCAGGACTTCGAATGACGAAATTTTTCTTTGAGAAGATGGCGGAGAAAGAAATTCCGACACATTACGTTGCTGCTGATATTGATGCGGTGACGATGACAGTGAAATCGGCGCAAATGTTTGGCAAAGGCCTTGAGGTAATTTGTCGATACCGTGCTGTGGGTAGTTTCTTACGGAGATATGGTGCTTATTGTGAAGATGGGCAAGCATTGAATGCATTTGTTGAAGTGACGCTGAAAGACGACGATCGTAATGATCCACCCATTACACAAGATGCGCTTGCACAACTTGGTCTTTTGACAGCAGAGGAATATGTGACGCTTGAGGCGCTAACGAAACAAATTTCTGGTGTTGTAAAGGACGAACTTGCTGCAAAAGGACTTGAGCTGTATGATATTAAACTCGAGTTTGGACGTGATGGTGTAACAGGTGAAGTGATGCTAATTGATGAAATTTCTGGTGGCAATATGCGCGTCTACCAAGACGGTGTTTATATTACGCCGATGGATTTAGAAAAACTAGTACTTGCGTAA
- a CDS encoding superoxide dismutase family protein has translation MNLKIVVSMLVATLVIASGCSKNANSKLPVSGEHTKSVVASIVNTEGNEIGEASFVEDGGGVTISIQAEGLPPGVKGIHIHETGVCTPPDFTSAGSHFNPTHKEHGFDNPKGFHLGDLPNIEVGANGKVAAEVTTAEITLKSGAANSILDSDGSALVIHEKADDYKTDPSGNSGVRIACAAIKK, from the coding sequence TTGAACTTAAAAATTGTTGTATCAATGTTAGTAGCGACGCTAGTCATTGCAAGTGGTTGTAGTAAAAATGCTAACTCGAAGTTGCCGGTCAGTGGTGAGCATACGAAATCAGTTGTCGCATCAATCGTTAATACGGAAGGCAATGAGATTGGTGAAGCAAGTTTTGTAGAAGATGGGGGTGGCGTGACCATTAGTATTCAGGCGGAGGGTTTACCGCCAGGAGTGAAAGGCATCCATATTCACGAAACAGGCGTTTGTACGCCACCCGATTTCACATCAGCAGGGAGCCACTTCAATCCAACGCATAAAGAGCATGGTTTTGACAATCCGAAAGGGTTTCACTTAGGCGATTTGCCGAATATCGAGGTCGGTGCCAATGGGAAGGTGGCTGCAGAAGTGACGACTGCTGAAATTACATTGAAATCAGGTGCTGCGAATTCAATTCTTGATAGCGACGGCAGCGCACTCGTCATCCATGAAAAAGCGGACGATTATAAAACGGATCCTTCCGGTAACTCAGGCGTCCGAATTGCCTGTGCGGCAATCAAAAAATAA
- a CDS encoding CAP domain-containing protein, translating into MKRLFFFILFLAALYLAKPLWEQPVSRYVDISFLEPVDEKIGSLLKKESVDTAIRYIADSADKAVFYLTSKTPEAEEVTPKVEKPVLDKPVKTLLSIHNIELGSPEIQVTAELGEPKSRSLNEYGSEWLTYHNDYQNFVMISFDEERQVNAIYTNDDLISSISGIKYGSSKTTVREIFGEPIKEIRKGLNIYVLQESEGFDVFQSGDTYTYVFYDLHQNDKVTAIQLIATALEQKKTGIYAGGDAQLRNGFEQQLFDLTNAARVRHGLAALEWEANVAETARNHSIDMADNDYFSHQNKLGKSPFDRMDDDGVTYRSAGENLAYGQSSSIFAHEGLMNSAGHRENILLDTYSHLGTGVSFNEKSQPYYTENFLLK; encoded by the coding sequence ATGAAACGATTATTCTTTTTCATCCTATTCCTTGCTGCATTGTATCTCGCAAAGCCATTATGGGAACAACCAGTCTCACGCTACGTCGACATTTCCTTTCTCGAACCTGTCGACGAAAAAATCGGATCCCTTTTGAAGAAAGAATCTGTTGACACCGCTATCCGCTATATCGCCGATAGCGCAGACAAAGCCGTCTTTTACCTGACATCCAAAACACCAGAAGCGGAAGAAGTTACTCCAAAAGTAGAAAAGCCGGTGTTAGATAAACCAGTAAAAACACTACTCTCCATTCACAACATCGAATTAGGGAGTCCAGAAATACAAGTAACAGCTGAACTTGGTGAACCTAAAAGCCGTTCCCTGAACGAATACGGATCCGAATGGTTAACGTATCACAATGACTACCAAAATTTCGTCATGATTTCATTCGATGAAGAAAGGCAAGTGAACGCTATTTATACGAATGATGATCTCATTTCATCAATTTCTGGCATCAAGTACGGTTCTTCAAAAACGACCGTGCGTGAAATATTCGGCGAGCCTATTAAGGAAATCCGCAAAGGCTTGAATATCTATGTACTCCAAGAAAGCGAAGGCTTTGACGTTTTTCAATCAGGAGACACGTATACCTACGTTTTTTATGATTTACATCAAAATGACAAAGTAACTGCAATCCAACTCATTGCTACTGCATTAGAACAGAAAAAAACCGGCATTTATGCCGGCGGTGATGCACAATTACGCAATGGTTTTGAGCAGCAACTATTCGATTTAACAAATGCGGCGCGCGTTCGTCATGGACTAGCCGCTCTCGAATGGGAAGCGAATGTCGCAGAAACAGCACGCAATCATAGTATCGACATGGCTGACAACGATTATTTCAGCCATCAAAACAAGCTAGGGAAATCACCTTTCGATCGAATGGACGATGACGGCGTGACATACCGTAGTGCTGGAGAAAATCTAGCCTATGGTCAATCCAGTAGCATCTTCGCACATGAAGGTCTCATGAATTCCGCGGGGCACCGTGAAAATATCCTGTTAGATACTTACAGCCATCTCGGTACAGGTGTATCCTTCAACGAAAAATCACAACCGTACTATACAGAAAATTTTTTACTGAAGTGA